In Streptomyces pluripotens, the genomic window TGAACACGGTGCACAAGGCGCACGCAGCCGGTCTGTCCGCCTGCTCGGGCCTGATCGCGGGGATGGGCGAGACCGACGAGGAGCTGGTCGACGTCGTCTTCTCACTGCGTGAGCTGGATCCGGACTCGGTGCCGGTGAACTTCCTGATCCCGTTCGAGGGCACCCCCCTGGCCAAGGAGTGGCACCTCACCCCGCAGCGCTGCCTGCGCATCCTCGCGATGGTCCGCTTCGTCTGCCCGGACGTGGAGGTCCGCATCGCGGGCGGCCGGGAGGTCCATCTGCGCAGCATGCAGCCGCTGGCCCTGCACCTGGCCAACTCGATCTTCCTCGGTGACTACCTGACCAGCGAGGGCCAGGCGGGCAAGGCCGACCTGGAGATGATCGCGGACGCCGGCTTCGAGGTGGAGGGCGCCGACGAGGTGACGCTCCCCGAGCACCGGGCGGCCGGCGGCTGCGGCTCCCGTGAGAGCTCGGGATGTCACGAGGGCGGCGGTGTCTGCGGCACGGAGACACCGCCGGCCGCGCAGGAGCCGCGCGCCGATCTCGTCGCGGTGCGCCGCCGGGGCGCCGGAACGGACCTCGCGCCCAATGCCTGACCTGCCCCACCGGAGCGTCCCCGAACTGCTGGAGCTGGACCGGCAGCACGTGTGGCA contains:
- the bioB gene encoding biotin synthase BioB, which produces MDLLNMLVDKGLRRELPTREEALAVLATSDDDLLDVVAAAGKVRRHWFGRRVKLNYLVNLKSGLCPEDCSYCSQRLGSKADILKYTWLKPDQASAAAAAGLEGGAKRVCLVASGRGPTDRDVDRVSDTIKAIKEQNEGVEVCACLGLLSDGQAERLREAGADAYNHNLNTSESTYGDITTTHTYADRVNTVHKAHAAGLSACSGLIAGMGETDEELVDVVFSLRELDPDSVPVNFLIPFEGTPLAKEWHLTPQRCLRILAMVRFVCPDVEVRIAGGREVHLRSMQPLALHLANSIFLGDYLTSEGQAGKADLEMIADAGFEVEGADEVTLPEHRAAGGCGSRESSGCHEGGGVCGTETPPAAQEPRADLVAVRRRGAGTDLAPNA